The sequence below is a genomic window from Acanthopagrus latus isolate v.2019 chromosome 12, fAcaLat1.1, whole genome shotgun sequence.
ctcctcctctccttctccatccgaatcttttcctcctcttcctgtctaattctctcctcttccacaattcttttcctctcttcttcctggtgtcgcctctcctcctctttcctaATCCTTTGCTCTTCCtccctttgctttttttcctcttcttcaatCCTCCTTTGTTGCTCTTCCATtatcctcttctcctctgccaaCTTCTCCCGCTCTTCTTCtagcctcctctcctcttccttcctcctcctatCTTCAGCTGCCTTGaccctttcctcttcctcctttctaattttctcctctgcctcaaTCCTTTTCCGTTCTTCCTCCTCTagtttcatctttttctctACCAATCTCTCATATTCTTCCTTTTCCCTCCGAgccatttcctcctcctctttcttaattctttcctcctcctcctttcgCTTCCTTTCCTGTACCTCTAGCCTTCTCTTTTCCTCATGCTCCTCTTCTCGTTTTCTCaccagctcctcttcctctcgtctcctcctctcttcctcctccctccttttctcctcttcctcctttctaacttcctcttcttcaatccttcttctttcttcttcctcaagtctcttcttttcctctgccaatttatcctcttcctctcgtctcttcctctcctcttccatactaatcctctcctcttcctctctttgccttctttcttcctctagtctcctcttctgctctgcCAGTTTAtgctcttcttcttgtcttttagcactctcctcttcatctcgTCTCCGCTGTTCTTGAGCcatttcctcctccatcctaatcctctccacttcctcaattctctttctttcctgttCCTCCAGCCTCcttgcttcctcttcttcaatcattctcctttcttcttcctccagtcTCATCTTTTCCTCTGCTAATTTACGCTCTTCCTCTTGCCTCCTTTCTTCCTTAGCCCTTTCCTCTGCAATCCTAatcctctcctcgtcctctcttttcattttttcatcttccttaatcctcctttcttcttcctcttgtctcctcttctcctgTGCTAATCTTTGgcgctcttcttctctcctagccctttcctcttcctctactctcctcttctcctgtgCTAATCTCTcatgctcttcttctctcctagccctttcctcttcctctcgtctactcctctcttcctcctccctctgaatcctctcctcttcctcctttcttagtttctcctcttcattccttctcctctcttcttcctccagtcTCCACTTTTCCTCTGCCAACCTTTGCTCCTCTTCTCgtctcctcctttcttcctctgccttttcttcctccatcctaatcctctcttcttcctctctttgccttttttcctcttcctcgaCAGTCCTTTGctcttgtctcctcttctcctcagccAACCTCTCAGCATCTTCTtgtctcatcctctcctcctcctcttccaatgtaatcctctcctcttccacaTCCTCTTTTATATTTTCGACTTCcgccatctcttcctcctcctctgtccaggGCGAGTACTGCCTCACTCCTCTGAGCGAATcaacagatggaggagagccGTCGGGGACGTCTTCCATGGATCCGTGTCCTGAGCTGGCCAGACTGAAGTTCGAGCCGATGCGAGAGGTCCGGGCCGGCGGCTCTTCACAGTATATATGACTGCCATTGATGCACAGGTTACTCTGTTCGGTAGCACCATGTTTTTGGAGACTGGAGGAGGAATCTTTGTTGTCTGAGCTGCCTGATCGTTTGTGAATCTTGAATTTGAACTTCTTTTTACCTGGAAGGAAATGAGAAAGTTAACATGCATGTGATAAACACAGACGACAAGAGAGAGTGAATGAAAGTGCTCCTGACCTTCAGAGGGATCCACATTCAGACCGGACGACTGGCTGCCGCTCAGCGGGGAGTTCTTCCCAGGCAGGACAGACATGGACTGAGACATATTCTTCTGCAGATTAGACTTTGGAGAAAACAACGACTTCATcttgtgcttcttcttcttctcatccttTCCGGCAGCCGCCTCGGCGTCCCCgttcccctcctcctcactgtcagtCAGAACCTGAGTGAAGGATGGAACTATGGTCGACATAGtgtctgattcttttttcttGCCACGGACTTTGTCCTTGAACTTGCCCAGGCGGGATCTGGATTTGCCGGCGGCAGAGAGGTCAAACATGCTGGCGGTCATGTTGTTTCTCATGAACTGGATGTCGACCAGCAcctcccctctgtctttgtccGCCTTGCCGGTCTTGTCCAGCAGCTTAAACCACCTGTCAAAGAGAGGCATCATATCAGAATAACAATTTTCATACGAAATCTGATTATCTGAATAAAATATCTGATTAATCTCGAGGGTTAAAAACATTCTGAGACCTGCATTAGATATTTTTGGTCACTAGGGGGCAGTGGAAACAAGCTGTGACCACAAAATTAGAGCCATTTAGTTAGTATGTCAATTTACAGGGTCGACATTCATTTGGAGTTTCATTTGGAAGCAAATGCAAGTCCAATATTTACTTTCCATTAAGCTTAGtttagcttcattttttttagttctCATGCTTCACACACTATTTGCAGTAACAAGGTGTCACCCAGAAAAGAGTTCTATTAATGGAGCATCATTCCCCTTCAGGCAGTCATTCATCATAATGTCTTCTACCGAGTGGTTTAAAGGaatcacagacacaaagactgaGATTCATGT
It includes:
- the LOC119030110 gene encoding rab11 family-interacting protein 1-like, with amino-acid sequence MSLSDQLWCPASAQVTVLQARGLRIKGKGGTNDAYAVMQVGKEKYQTSVVEKSVAPVWKEEATFDLPQQQQRGGGGGGTERSTLHVHVLHRALVGPDKLLGQAVINLLQLSEDRTRNKTEWFKLLDKTGKADKDRGEVLVDIQFMRNNMTASMFDLSAAGKSRSRLGKFKDKVRGKKKESDTMSTIVPSFTQVLTDSEEEGNGDAEAAAGKDEKKKKHKMKSLFSPKSNLQKNMSQSMSVLPGKNSPLSGSQSSGLNVDPSEGKKKFKFKIHKRSGSSDNKDSSSSLQKHGATEQSNLCINGSHIYCEEPPARTSRIGSNFSLASSGHGSMEDVPDGSPPSVDSLRGVRQYSPWTEEEEEMAEVENIKEDVEEERITLEEEEERMRQEDAERLAEEKRRQEQRTVEEEEKRQREEEERIRMEEEKAEEERRRREEEQRLAEEKWRLEEEERRRNEEEKLRKEEEERIQREEEERSRREEEERARREEEHERLAQEKRRVEEEERARREEERQRLAQEKRRQEEEERRIKEDEKMKREDEERIRIAEERAKEERRQEEERKLAEEKMRLEEEERRMIEEEEARRLEEQERKRIEEVERIRMEEEMAQEQRRRDEEESAKRQEEEHKLAEQKRRLEEERRQREEEERISMEEERKRREEEDKLAEEKKRLEEEERRRIEEEEVRKEEEEKRREEEERRRREEEELVRKREEEHEEKRRLEVQERKRKEEEERIKKEEEEMARREKEEYERLVEKKMKLEEEERKRIEAEEKIRKEEEERVKAAEDRRRKEEERRLEEEREKLAEEKRIMEEQQRRIEEEEKKQREEEQRIRKEEERRHQEEERKRIVEEERIRQEEEEKIRMEKERRSREAEEHKIKMEEEERARKLEKAERKTRANKTKQEVAGTKSKVGSSAQVCSMNPFDEDFSNNPFDETPNSPDSTTVSTVQQRSQPAASAAGSKTSSTDEKDLIGSQLEKRPAPLPPGRNQAERQSQREQDGSTRHLVQVNKQSKDKDEKTISVPPQRSVHMIAPLSWSPTDAKNPQSLAQSKGKRPAPSAPAEPKKASSSDGKIANKSSSGAKQEPIAYGLNPFEDDEDENEPTAQDTGASIQGPPAVSQSADGDAASQAKIKSSKKARAPLLPAATAAALSTSISQNMEGGHDTGVTTQDDDLTHPGHPEEAPVQESQPVMAAAPEAGGRREVPPVTSRRLQPVKPLNPLGQQPVSVAQGEIDNKSTGIHSEVQEKTKANNTELKGPYAQLTREELISLVLKQDNQLSERDKKICELEQYIDNLLVRVMEESPTILMSMNSMKKTV